One genomic window of Streptomyces sp. WP-1 includes the following:
- a CDS encoding cytochrome P450 → MTPYPAPAESFDRSTPVRLWEDGFAVDPRRYYEALRAQGPVGWAELAPGVPAYVVTDRRAALDMLHDDATWSRDPRPWQATVPEDLPILGMMRWRPNTLFSDGAEHLRYRTALLQAFDLVEPHDLRERVLRAVHILVSRFGPRGEADLVNDFARPLMTLVFNSIFGFPEGEADRLNDALGAMMEGGEASVQGEAEYGRYVMDLIGAKTAKRGDDLTSRLLDHPLGLTTEEVTWQVFLTLGAGHEPSTNLVSNALSRILGNPAYYSTLTSGSRTVRDAVLEVLRHETPLTNYGVLYARKSLSFHGAWVRAAVPVVVSYGALALFADEGQGATRHPRDASHLSFGAGPHTCPVKHEGLLIATEAIERLTQWLPDMEPTVPRDRLTWRPGPFHRSLVSLPVRFTPCAPDRPTGPTAPSALSQTGARA, encoded by the coding sequence ATGACGCCGTACCCCGCCCCCGCGGAGTCCTTCGACCGCTCCACCCCGGTACGGCTGTGGGAGGACGGCTTCGCCGTCGACCCGCGCCGCTACTACGAGGCGCTGCGCGCCCAGGGCCCGGTCGGCTGGGCCGAACTCGCCCCGGGCGTACCGGCGTACGTGGTCACCGACCGCCGGGCCGCGCTCGACATGCTGCACGACGACGCGACCTGGTCCCGCGACCCGCGCCCCTGGCAGGCGACGGTCCCCGAGGACCTGCCGATCCTCGGCATGATGCGCTGGCGGCCCAACACCCTCTTCTCCGACGGCGCCGAGCACCTCCGCTACCGGACCGCCCTGCTCCAGGCCTTCGACCTGGTCGAGCCGCACGACCTGCGTGAACGGGTGCTGCGCGCCGTGCACATCCTGGTCTCCCGGTTCGGCCCGCGCGGCGAGGCGGACCTGGTGAACGACTTCGCCCGCCCGCTGATGACTCTGGTCTTCAACAGCATCTTCGGCTTCCCCGAGGGCGAGGCCGACCGCCTCAACGACGCGCTCGGCGCGATGATGGAGGGCGGCGAGGCGTCCGTCCAGGGCGAGGCCGAGTACGGCAGGTACGTCATGGACCTGATCGGCGCCAAGACGGCGAAGCGCGGCGACGACCTCACCAGCCGGCTGCTCGACCACCCGCTGGGCCTGACCACCGAGGAGGTCACCTGGCAGGTCTTCCTCACCCTCGGCGCGGGCCACGAGCCGTCCACCAACCTGGTGAGCAACGCGCTCTCCCGCATCCTCGGCAACCCGGCGTACTACTCCACCCTCACCAGCGGCTCCCGCACCGTGCGCGACGCGGTCCTGGAGGTGCTCCGCCACGAGACCCCGCTCACCAACTACGGGGTGCTCTACGCCCGCAAGTCGCTCAGCTTCCACGGCGCGTGGGTGCGGGCCGCGGTGCCCGTCGTCGTGTCGTACGGGGCGCTCGCGCTGTTCGCGGACGAGGGTCAGGGCGCGACGCGCCATCCCCGGGACGCCTCCCACCTCTCCTTCGGCGCGGGCCCGCACACCTGCCCGGTCAAGCACGAGGGGCTGCTGATCGCCACGGAGGCCATCGAGCGGCTCACCCAGTGGCTGCCCGACATGGAGCCCACCGTGCCGCGCGACCGGCTCACCTGGCGCCCGGGCCCCTTCCACCGCTCCCTCGTCTCGCTGCCGGTCCGGTTCACCCCCTGCGCCCCCGACCGTCCCACCGGCCCGACGGCCCCTTCCGCGCTCTCCCAGACTGGAGCCCGAGCATGA